In Palaemon carinicauda isolate YSFRI2023 chromosome 28, ASM3689809v2, whole genome shotgun sequence, a single genomic region encodes these proteins:
- the LOC137621774 gene encoding craniofacial development protein 2-like, producing MMTPRAEKALSEWRAVNSKLILANLKSRQCNMSIIVCYAPTNDSPEEKKEEYYEEIRSVIDEIPERDMKIVIGDFNAKVGRNNQGIENVMGVEVVGEVASENGAPFISFCSTNNLVIGGTLSSTRASTNIRGRHHVVSKIKACYITSKNASTKLSIRKYSLMNIEVGIFNVF from the exons atgatgacaccaagagcagaaaaggctttaagtgagtggagagctgtaaatagtaaattgataCTTGCAAATCTTAAATCGagacagtgcaatatgagtattatagtttgctatgcaccaacaaatgattcccctgaagagaaGAAAGAGGAATACTACGAAGAAATacggagtgtaatagatgagatcccagagagagatatgaaaattgtgattggtgacttcaatgctaaagttggaaggaataatcaaggtatagaaaatgtgatgggtgttgaggttgtTGGCGAAGTTGCAAGTGAAAATGGAGCACCTTTTATAAGTTTctgctcaacaaacaatcttgtcatcggAGGTACTTTatccagcacaagggcatccacaaatatacgtggacgtcaccatgtg GTAAGCAAAATTAAAGCCTGTTATATTACCAGTAAGAATGCGTCTACAAAA TTAAGCATAAGAAAATATAGCTTAATGAACATAGAAGTTGGCATTTTCAACGTTTTCTGA